A window from Telopea speciosissima isolate NSW1024214 ecotype Mountain lineage chromosome 8, Tspe_v1, whole genome shotgun sequence encodes these proteins:
- the LOC122638254 gene encoding casein kinase II subunit beta-3-like isoform X1 produces the protein MLRNGGGGASHRGVVTSTRSNPNTTPADTDFSKPLKISSTLADGRSGVASKKRSESASTLAPRSKETKLSVQSPPELSGSESEETDLSSSEGDDSSWISWFCGLRGNELLCEVDEEYIQDDFNLCGLQGQVPYYDYALDMILDNDSLSGEVDGEEHGEIESAAELLYGLIHARYILTSKGLNAMHEKYKRADFGRCPRVYCGGQPCLPVGTSDIPHDGSVKIYCPKCEDLYFPRCKYQSNMDGAYIGTTFPHLYLLTYPSAKPAKPVQSYVPRVFGFKIHKSSR, from the exons atgctGAGAAATGGTGGAGGAGGAGCCTCGCATCGAGGAGTAGTTACTAGCACCAGATCTAACCCTAACACTACCCCCGCGGACACCGACTTCTCTAAACCTTTGAAAATATCATCAACTCTGGCAGATGGGCGCTCCGGCGTCGCCTCTAAGAAGCGGTCGGAGAGTGCTTCCACTTTGGCACCCAGGAGCAAGGAGACTAAGCTCTCTGTACAATCTCCTCCAG AGCTCTCAGGTTCAGAAAGTGAGGAGACGGATCTTAGCAGTTCAGAGGGAGATGATTCATCATGGATCTCTTGGTTTTGTGGGTTGAGAGGAAATGAGCTCCTTTGCGAAGTTGACGAGGAGTATATTCAGGATGATTTTAATTTGTGTGGACTTCAGGGACAGGTTCCCTATTATGATTATGCCCTGGATATGATTTTGGACAATGACTCGTTGAGTG GTGAGGTTGATGGTGAGGAACATGGTGAAATTGAATCTGCAGCTGAGTTGTTATATGGTCTTATACATGCACGATATATTCTAACCAGTAAAGGATTGAATGCTATG CATGAAAAATACAAGAGGGCGGACTTTGGAAGATGCCCTCGAGTTTATTGTGGGGGGCAACCGTGCTTGCCTGTTGGCACATCAGACATCCCTCACGATGGCTCTGTGAAGATTTACTGCCCCAAATGTGAAGATTTGTACTTCCCGAGGTGCAAATATCAGAGCA ATATGGATGGTGCATATATTGGTACCACATTCCCGCACTTGTACCTGTTGACTTACCCTTCGGCAAAGCCCGCGAAACCAGTTCAAAGTTATGTACCTAGGGTATTTGGTTTCAAGATCCACAAGAGTTCCAGATAA
- the LOC122638254 gene encoding putative casein kinase II subunit beta-4 isoform X2: MLRNGGGGASHRGVVTSTRSNPNTTPADTDFSKPLKISSTLADGRSGVASKKRSESASTLAPRSKETKLSVQSPPELSGSESEETDLSSSEGDDSSWISWFCGLRGNELLCEVDEEYIQDDFNLCGLQGQVPYYDYALDMILDNDSLSGEVDGEEHGEIESAAELLYGLIHARYILTSKGLNAMHEKYKRADFGRCPRVYCGGQPCLPVGTSDIPHDGSVKIYCPKCEDLYFPRCKYQSSILLMYCPFRYGWCIYWYHIPALVPVDLPFGKARETSSKLCT, from the exons atgctGAGAAATGGTGGAGGAGGAGCCTCGCATCGAGGAGTAGTTACTAGCACCAGATCTAACCCTAACACTACCCCCGCGGACACCGACTTCTCTAAACCTTTGAAAATATCATCAACTCTGGCAGATGGGCGCTCCGGCGTCGCCTCTAAGAAGCGGTCGGAGAGTGCTTCCACTTTGGCACCCAGGAGCAAGGAGACTAAGCTCTCTGTACAATCTCCTCCAG AGCTCTCAGGTTCAGAAAGTGAGGAGACGGATCTTAGCAGTTCAGAGGGAGATGATTCATCATGGATCTCTTGGTTTTGTGGGTTGAGAGGAAATGAGCTCCTTTGCGAAGTTGACGAGGAGTATATTCAGGATGATTTTAATTTGTGTGGACTTCAGGGACAGGTTCCCTATTATGATTATGCCCTGGATATGATTTTGGACAATGACTCGTTGAGTG GTGAGGTTGATGGTGAGGAACATGGTGAAATTGAATCTGCAGCTGAGTTGTTATATGGTCTTATACATGCACGATATATTCTAACCAGTAAAGGATTGAATGCTATG CATGAAAAATACAAGAGGGCGGACTTTGGAAGATGCCCTCGAGTTTATTGTGGGGGGCAACCGTGCTTGCCTGTTGGCACATCAGACATCCCTCACGATGGCTCTGTGAAGATTTACTGCCCCAAATGTGAAGATTTGTACTTCCCGAGGTGCAAATATCAGAGCAGTATCCTTTTGATGTATTGTCCCTTCAG ATATGGATGGTGCATATATTGGTACCACATTCCCGCACTTGTACCTGTTGACTTACCCTTCGGCAAAGCCCGCGAAACCAGTTCAAAGTTATGTACCTAG
- the LOC122638254 gene encoding casein kinase II subunit beta-3-like isoform X3 codes for MLRNGGGGASHRGVVTSTRSNPNTTPADTDFSKPLKISSTLADGRSGVASKKRSESASTLAPRSKETKLSVQSPPGSESEETDLSSSEGDDSSWISWFCGLRGNELLCEVDEEYIQDDFNLCGLQGQVPYYDYALDMILDNDSLSGEVDGEEHGEIESAAELLYGLIHARYILTSKGLNAMHEKYKRADFGRCPRVYCGGQPCLPVGTSDIPHDGSVKIYCPKCEDLYFPRCKYQSNMDGAYIGTTFPHLYLLTYPSAKPAKPVQSYVPRVFGFKIHKSSR; via the exons atgctGAGAAATGGTGGAGGAGGAGCCTCGCATCGAGGAGTAGTTACTAGCACCAGATCTAACCCTAACACTACCCCCGCGGACACCGACTTCTCTAAACCTTTGAAAATATCATCAACTCTGGCAGATGGGCGCTCCGGCGTCGCCTCTAAGAAGCGGTCGGAGAGTGCTTCCACTTTGGCACCCAGGAGCAAGGAGACTAAGCTCTCTGTACAATCTCCTCCAG GTTCAGAAAGTGAGGAGACGGATCTTAGCAGTTCAGAGGGAGATGATTCATCATGGATCTCTTGGTTTTGTGGGTTGAGAGGAAATGAGCTCCTTTGCGAAGTTGACGAGGAGTATATTCAGGATGATTTTAATTTGTGTGGACTTCAGGGACAGGTTCCCTATTATGATTATGCCCTGGATATGATTTTGGACAATGACTCGTTGAGTG GTGAGGTTGATGGTGAGGAACATGGTGAAATTGAATCTGCAGCTGAGTTGTTATATGGTCTTATACATGCACGATATATTCTAACCAGTAAAGGATTGAATGCTATG CATGAAAAATACAAGAGGGCGGACTTTGGAAGATGCCCTCGAGTTTATTGTGGGGGGCAACCGTGCTTGCCTGTTGGCACATCAGACATCCCTCACGATGGCTCTGTGAAGATTTACTGCCCCAAATGTGAAGATTTGTACTTCCCGAGGTGCAAATATCAGAGCA ATATGGATGGTGCATATATTGGTACCACATTCCCGCACTTGTACCTGTTGACTTACCCTTCGGCAAAGCCCGCGAAACCAGTTCAAAGTTATGTACCTAGGGTATTTGGTTTCAAGATCCACAAGAGTTCCAGATAA